One Roseimaritima multifibrata DNA window includes the following coding sequences:
- a CDS encoding c-type heme family protein: MKRATLLSFAAALLFGMVVIAAPQITPLAAAPVQDDVQEAKKERKKPGKKAVERSRKTVAMLDNIFKQTIVLVTDKYVHSDDDFAAGSAAVLLFKNISESGDNTIRLIDATGDPYEPDNVAKDAFEKNGLKKLKQGEQSVDAVVNIDGKPHLRALTAVPVVMQKCVMCHAHYKDVPAGEPIGAISYTVPIE, translated from the coding sequence ATGAAACGTGCAACCCTTCTGTCTTTCGCTGCCGCCTTATTGTTTGGGATGGTCGTCATCGCCGCACCCCAGATCACTCCACTAGCTGCCGCGCCCGTTCAGGACGATGTTCAAGAAGCAAAGAAAGAGCGAAAGAAGCCAGGTAAAAAGGCGGTGGAACGCTCGCGGAAAACCGTTGCAATGTTGGACAATATTTTCAAGCAAACGATTGTCCTGGTGACAGACAAATACGTTCATAGCGACGACGACTTTGCCGCTGGAAGCGCCGCGGTGCTGCTGTTTAAAAACATTTCGGAAAGCGGTGACAACACGATCCGTCTGATTGATGCGACGGGGGATCCCTATGAACCAGACAACGTCGCCAAGGACGCCTTCGAAAAGAACGGATTGAAGAAGCTGAAGCAAGGAGAGCAAAGCGTAGACGCAGTGGTGAACATCGATGGGAAACCCCACTTGCGTGCTTTGACAGCCGTTCCGGTTGTTATGCAAAAGTGTGTGATGTGTCACGCTCACTACAAAGACGTACCCGCCGGGGAACCTATCGGAGCGATCAGTTACACGGTCCCGATTGAATAA
- a CDS encoding GyrI-like domain-containing protein produces the protein METERQSARTLYGIEVRTSNATPDDIAAVWKRFFTEGLADEIPQRADDKLIAAYFDYEGDHTQPYRFFLGCEVIDVACVADGYVLRSLPAGEYAIFHAFGEMPDALLDTWERIWDSELPRTYEADFEVHDLETPHEVALYIGVR, from the coding sequence ATGGAAACCGAAAGGCAATCAGCTCGCACGCTATACGGGATCGAAGTTCGCACGTCGAACGCGACGCCAGATGATATCGCAGCGGTCTGGAAGCGTTTTTTCACCGAAGGTTTGGCGGACGAAATTCCTCAGCGAGCCGATGACAAATTGATTGCAGCCTACTTCGACTATGAAGGGGACCACACGCAACCCTACAGGTTCTTTCTGGGCTGTGAGGTAATCGACGTAGCATGTGTGGCCGACGGTTACGTGCTCCGCTCTCTACCAGCGGGAGAATACGCGATCTTTCACGCATTCGGCGAAATGCCAGATGCGTTGTTAGACACCTGGGAAAGGATTTGGGATAGCGAACTGCCGCGTACCTACGAAGCCGACTTCGAAGTCCACGATCTAGAAACGCCCCACGAAGTCGCTCTCTATATCGGCGTCCGTTAA
- a CDS encoding peroxiredoxin family protein: MNRFSLLAASFSLFLCSSGATLLAQPPGGQGRGGMQRGQGGGGRQPIVVSHGLLPDTDAFTADGKPIKVRDLIQGKYTVLKTGCLTCPEFLRAYADVEAIAKDYADKDVQFFYVFQSLRHPEREGYVQAQNMSERLLQVTEAKKKLGTNVPWIADTIDDSFRVAMKTNSNSVFVISPDSEIVYAADRMNGDGLQQALSKLVGPIENPTSARDLQLPQLARFRSTNVTNDILVERPDGLVILKTTPENPADTYYVKLRAEAEPALLETGTGRLFLGFYPDPIHDAHWNNLTPGMKYELQLPAGIQADPATAVAKKGPGDSDAQPRQFWVNIDGNTPLSDINLSLHYFACAPGMCEAMTHKYTISFTPEDRNSRTYSFNRGQGAPGGGMRPGSDGERPGMNRRRGPGGSGNNPFRKNQPQGGRRP, translated from the coding sequence ATGAATCGCTTTTCTCTTCTTGCTGCTAGCTTTTCGCTCTTTCTCTGTTCAAGCGGAGCGACCTTGCTTGCACAGCCCCCAGGCGGCCAAGGACGCGGCGGAATGCAACGAGGGCAGGGCGGTGGTGGAAGACAACCAATCGTCGTCAGCCATGGGCTTCTTCCCGACACCGACGCGTTCACCGCGGACGGCAAACCGATTAAGGTCCGGGACCTCATCCAAGGGAAATACACGGTCCTGAAAACGGGCTGCCTGACGTGCCCTGAATTCTTGCGAGCCTACGCGGACGTCGAAGCGATTGCAAAAGACTATGCGGACAAAGACGTCCAGTTCTTTTACGTCTTTCAAAGCCTTCGCCATCCCGAACGTGAAGGTTATGTCCAAGCCCAGAACATGAGCGAACGCTTGCTGCAGGTTACCGAGGCGAAAAAGAAACTAGGCACAAATGTCCCTTGGATCGCTGACACCATCGATGATTCGTTTCGTGTCGCAATGAAAACCAATTCCAATTCAGTCTTCGTTATCTCGCCCGATTCCGAAATCGTCTACGCCGCCGATAGAATGAACGGTGATGGCCTGCAACAAGCGTTGTCAAAACTGGTAGGCCCCATCGAAAACCCGACCTCCGCTCGTGATCTCCAGCTTCCACAACTGGCTCGATTCCGATCGACGAATGTCACAAACGACATTTTGGTCGAGCGACCCGATGGTTTGGTAATCCTGAAAACCACGCCTGAAAACCCAGCAGATACGTACTACGTCAAACTGCGAGCCGAAGCCGAACCAGCCCTCTTGGAAACGGGAACAGGACGATTATTCCTCGGTTTCTATCCCGACCCCATTCATGATGCTCACTGGAACAACCTGACACCCGGGATGAAGTACGAACTGCAATTGCCCGCGGGTATCCAAGCCGATCCAGCAACGGCGGTAGCGAAAAAGGGGCCAGGAGATAGCGATGCTCAGCCGCGACAATTCTGGGTCAACATCGATGGCAACACCCCGCTTAGCGACATCAACCTGTCGCTGCATTACTTCGCCTGCGCTCCAGGCATGTGCGAGGCCATGACCCACAAATACACCATCTCATTCACCCCCGAGGATCGAAACTCACGCACATACAGTTTCAACCGAGGCCAAGGTGCCCCAGGCGGAGGAATGCGACCTGGTTCCGACGGTGAACGACCAGGCATGAACCGGCGGCGAGGCCCAGGAGGATCAGGCAACAATCCCTTTCGCAAGAATCAACCACAGGGTGGACGGAGGCCATAG
- a CDS encoding prenyltransferase/squalene oxidase repeat-containing protein, whose product MTNPARPPIEVPPVASRVPPVLVAAPPVAPPPEPSEAANWHLPGSDLLPTMKDERVPAWLVSMILHTIALLVLALLTVPPHGGGGLLLQVDSAESSQTNDASLQALIPPTPQTTDEALAAEQPIEVPLAVPSVAAQTPASPLEPKASSAPDPKAMTAALMASMTSGQTTQMPSGGGLGGRSATGRKVWGDKFGATPESEEAVELGLKWLAAHQRSDGSWSFDLSNAPCNGECSNPRRNPDNLPTPPTAATGLALLAFMGAGYTNRSGPYQEEIDRGLYYLRGQMRPAEFGSDLQMGSMYGHGIASLAIAEAASMTEDSGLVLMSDELTRFILAARHPTSSWGYFPGAPGDVTLTGWQLMALKGAQRLKISMPSDTFSRIGEYLDSMSLDDGIHYGYREPGNVRTPTAIALASQLYLGRSPTHPGELSGLNQLIEWGPSKKSVYYNYYATLALHHARHPSWDKWHPLVRDYLVQTQAKKGHERGSWHFKDHYGDVGGRLYTTAMAIMTLEVYYRYLPLYDDPNEFPL is encoded by the coding sequence ATGACCAACCCTGCTCGCCCTCCGATTGAAGTGCCGCCGGTAGCATCTAGGGTGCCACCGGTGTTGGTTGCTGCGCCTCCGGTTGCCCCACCCCCCGAACCGTCCGAAGCTGCAAATTGGCACCTTCCGGGCTCGGATTTGCTCCCCACGATGAAGGACGAGCGCGTTCCGGCTTGGCTGGTTAGCATGATCCTGCACACCATTGCCCTTTTGGTGCTTGCCCTGCTAACAGTGCCTCCTCACGGGGGGGGCGGTCTTCTGCTGCAAGTCGATTCTGCCGAGTCATCCCAAACGAACGACGCATCGCTTCAAGCCCTGATCCCGCCGACCCCACAGACCACCGACGAAGCTTTGGCAGCGGAACAACCGATTGAAGTTCCGCTTGCGGTTCCTTCGGTCGCCGCACAAACACCTGCTTCGCCTTTGGAACCGAAAGCGTCTAGCGCTCCGGACCCGAAGGCGATGACCGCCGCACTCATGGCATCGATGACCTCGGGGCAAACCACTCAGATGCCTTCCGGAGGAGGACTGGGTGGACGCTCCGCGACGGGACGTAAAGTCTGGGGCGATAAATTCGGAGCGACCCCAGAAAGCGAAGAGGCTGTTGAACTGGGGCTGAAATGGTTGGCCGCCCACCAGCGATCCGATGGTAGCTGGTCGTTCGATTTGTCAAACGCCCCATGCAACGGCGAATGCTCCAACCCTCGGCGAAACCCAGACAACCTGCCGACCCCACCAACCGCAGCGACCGGGCTGGCCCTGCTTGCCTTTATGGGGGCGGGCTACACCAACCGCTCCGGCCCCTATCAAGAGGAAATCGATCGCGGGCTGTACTACCTTCGCGGCCAAATGCGGCCGGCTGAATTTGGTTCGGACTTGCAGATGGGAAGCATGTACGGGCACGGGATCGCCAGCCTTGCGATCGCCGAAGCCGCCAGCATGACCGAAGATAGTGGACTGGTTTTAATGTCCGATGAATTGACTCGTTTCATCCTGGCCGCACGGCACCCGACAAGCAGCTGGGGCTATTTCCCCGGAGCCCCAGGCGATGTGACTCTGACCGGTTGGCAATTGATGGCTCTCAAAGGAGCCCAACGTTTAAAAATCAGCATGCCGTCGGATACCTTCTCACGAATCGGTGAGTACCTCGATTCAATGTCCCTTGATGATGGCATCCACTACGGATACCGCGAACCAGGAAACGTCAGGACACCGACGGCCATCGCGCTTGCGTCACAGCTCTACCTAGGCCGGTCCCCTACGCACCCGGGAGAACTAAGCGGGCTAAACCAATTGATCGAATGGGGGCCAAGCAAAAAAAGTGTGTACTACAACTATTACGCCACACTTGCCTTACACCATGCAAGGCACCCGAGCTGGGACAAATGGCATCCCCTGGTTCGCGATTATCTGGTCCAGACCCAGGCCAAAAAGGGTCACGAACGAGGCAGTTGGCACTTTAAAGATCACTACGGCGACGTCGGTGGACGGCTCTACACCACCGCGATGGCGATCATGACCCTGGAGGTCTACTACCGCTACTTGCCTCTGTACGACGACCCCAATGAATTCCCGCTGTAA
- a CDS encoding RrF2 family transcriptional regulator, whose amino-acid sequence MKLTTQTDYALRTLMFLATRTSRSNVADVATLFGISVNHVAKVVNLLARGGYVRSIRGVGGGIELALPPEQISVGEVIANMEGDTHLLACVGTDDSCAIHSFCKLKGVLAEAERIQMEYLLGVTLAEVVPQKRQLNRIQIAANGSPDKPSSRS is encoded by the coding sequence ATGAAACTGACAACACAAACCGATTACGCTTTGAGAACGCTGATGTTTCTCGCGACGCGAACCTCGCGTTCGAATGTCGCTGATGTTGCGACGCTGTTTGGCATTTCGGTGAACCACGTTGCCAAGGTTGTCAATTTATTGGCTCGCGGCGGCTACGTTCGTAGTATCCGTGGCGTCGGAGGCGGGATCGAACTGGCACTCCCCCCCGAACAAATTTCCGTCGGTGAAGTGATCGCGAACATGGAAGGAGACACTCATCTTCTCGCCTGTGTTGGGACCGACGATTCATGTGCTATCCACTCCTTCTGCAAGCTCAAAGGTGTTTTGGCTGAAGCCGAGCGGATCCAGATGGAGTACTTGCTGGGAGTGACACTGGCCGAAGTCGTCCCGCAAAAACGGCAATTGAACCGAATTCAAATTGCCGCGAACGGTTCTCCCGATAAACCGTCCAGTCGATCCTAG
- the miaE gene encoding tRNA-(ms[2]io[6]A)-hydroxylase, with translation MLHLQPICHDAWLKQVDEDLDQILIDHAYCERKAASTAMALINAYTEDRDLCREMKRIIEEELEHFEMVLEILDARQIEFHRLTPGPYGKSLNECIRKREPERILDRLLVASLIEARSCERFSLLAKHVSQRDPELSVFYAGLFESEARHHTTYVQLAEKYADRNLVRDRLNELSHQEAEIISAGSSLPRMHS, from the coding sequence ATGCTTCACCTGCAACCGATATGCCACGACGCTTGGTTAAAACAAGTCGATGAGGACCTTGATCAAATTTTGATCGACCATGCCTACTGCGAACGGAAAGCGGCTTCCACGGCGATGGCTTTGATCAACGCCTACACCGAAGACCGCGACCTCTGCCGCGAAATGAAACGGATTATCGAAGAGGAACTGGAGCATTTTGAAATGGTCCTAGAAATCCTCGATGCCCGTCAAATCGAATTCCACCGACTCACTCCCGGACCCTACGGGAAAAGCTTAAACGAGTGCATCCGCAAACGAGAACCCGAACGTATTCTTGATCGGTTGTTGGTTGCCAGCTTGATCGAAGCGAGAAGCTGTGAACGGTTCTCCTTGCTAGCGAAACATGTCTCTCAGCGGGACCCTGAGCTCTCGGTATTTTATGCCGGTTTGTTTGAAAGTGAGGCTCGGCATCACACGACCTACGTTCAACTGGCAGAGAAATACGCCGACCGTAACCTGGTCCGCGACCGCCTAAACGAACTGTCTCATCAAGAGGCCGAAATTATTTCCGCAGGCAGTTCGCTACCTAGAATGCACAGCTAG
- a CDS encoding NADPH-dependent assimilatory sulfite reductase hemoprotein subunit: MTKELKKSKVELIKEASVGLRGSIAEELDDRTTDHVVDATTKLLKFHGTYQQDDRDLRKPRRKEGLGKAYSFMVRNRIPGGKMTAAQFLGELDIADELGNGTIRITTRQSIQLHGVVKNNLWGVIHRINEIKLSTQSACGDVTRNVCCCPAPLRQNGLRDKLQQLADEIAVHVRPKTKAYHEIWIKDPESGKRQQVVGAPTESEPDPIYGNAYLPRKFKIGLALCDDNCIDVYDNDVGLLGVTEGDELIGFNILAGGGMGTTPSKKQCFPALAKRLTFVKTEHLLPIITAIILVQRDFGNRADRSQARLKYLIHNLGLPEFKSKVEEYLPAAESICGVPAGTVPCPLPEPHAADVTGHEDHLGWHDQGDGKWFLGLPIENGRVKDEGALRLKTALRTLFSHHVATARLTAHQNILLCDIEGSQKEEIEKVLADHGVVTVNQISNARRFAFACPALPTCGLAVTESERALPGLIDELETELKDQGLESEEFSIRMTGCPNGCARPYNADLGLVGRSVDGKTGEGRYTVFLGGNQIGTRMNQVFQDQVPRGEIVSVLRPVLKHFKEGRQGKETFGDFCNRIGMQALAALGNPV; encoded by the coding sequence ATGACCAAGGAACTCAAAAAGTCAAAGGTCGAGTTAATCAAAGAAGCGAGCGTTGGGCTGCGAGGGAGTATCGCGGAGGAACTCGATGATCGGACGACAGACCACGTCGTCGATGCGACAACCAAACTGCTTAAGTTTCATGGCACCTATCAGCAAGATGATCGCGATTTACGAAAGCCCCGTCGAAAAGAAGGGCTGGGCAAAGCCTATTCGTTTATGGTTCGCAACCGCATCCCCGGCGGCAAAATGACCGCAGCCCAGTTTTTGGGAGAACTGGATATCGCGGACGAACTGGGGAACGGAACCATCCGTATCACGACTCGGCAGAGCATTCAGTTGCACGGAGTTGTCAAGAACAATCTGTGGGGCGTCATCCACCGGATCAACGAAATCAAACTTTCCACGCAAAGCGCCTGTGGCGATGTGACGCGGAACGTTTGCTGCTGCCCTGCCCCGCTTCGTCAGAATGGTCTGCGTGACAAACTGCAGCAGTTGGCCGACGAAATCGCCGTTCACGTCCGTCCGAAAACGAAAGCCTATCACGAGATTTGGATCAAGGACCCGGAGAGCGGCAAACGTCAGCAAGTCGTCGGCGCACCTACCGAATCGGAACCGGATCCCATCTACGGAAACGCCTATCTCCCTCGTAAATTCAAGATTGGGCTGGCACTGTGCGATGATAATTGCATTGATGTGTATGACAATGATGTTGGCCTGCTAGGCGTGACCGAAGGGGATGAGCTGATTGGTTTTAATATCCTTGCCGGTGGTGGGATGGGGACGACACCTAGCAAAAAACAATGTTTCCCTGCTTTGGCAAAACGTCTGACGTTTGTCAAAACGGAGCATTTGTTGCCGATCATTACGGCCATCATTTTGGTGCAACGCGATTTCGGGAACCGTGCCGATCGCAGCCAAGCTCGCTTGAAATATCTGATTCATAACTTGGGGCTTCCCGAATTTAAATCGAAGGTCGAAGAATACCTACCCGCAGCCGAATCGATTTGCGGAGTTCCTGCGGGGACCGTGCCCTGCCCGTTGCCCGAACCCCATGCTGCGGATGTAACAGGGCATGAAGACCATCTTGGCTGGCATGATCAAGGAGACGGGAAATGGTTTCTGGGATTGCCGATTGAAAATGGACGAGTCAAAGACGAAGGGGCTTTGCGTCTGAAGACGGCCCTGCGAACGCTTTTCTCGCATCACGTCGCTACCGCACGTTTAACGGCTCACCAAAACATTCTTCTTTGTGATATCGAAGGATCGCAGAAAGAAGAAATCGAAAAGGTGCTTGCCGATCACGGCGTGGTTACCGTCAACCAGATCAGTAATGCAAGGCGATTCGCGTTCGCCTGCCCTGCCCTTCCGACTTGCGGTCTTGCCGTAACCGAAAGTGAACGTGCACTACCCGGTTTGATCGATGAACTTGAAACCGAATTGAAAGATCAAGGGTTGGAGTCCGAAGAGTTCTCGATCCGAATGACTGGGTGTCCGAACGGGTGTGCGCGACCCTATAACGCCGATCTCGGTTTGGTCGGACGGAGTGTGGATGGCAAAACGGGAGAAGGACGATACACCGTGTTTCTGGGGGGGAACCAGATTGGAACTCGCATGAATCAAGTTTTCCAAGACCAAGTCCCACGCGGCGAAATTGTTTCGGTTTTGCGTCCTGTCCTGAAACACTTCAAAGAAGGCCGGCAAGGGAAGGAAACGTTCGGGGATTTTTGTAATCGTATCGGCATGCAGGCTCTGGCAGCGCTTGGTAATCCCGTCTGA